In Candidatus Nitrosotalea sinensis, the sequence TATCCTACCGTGGTAACTGGAGTCTTTGTTATCTCACTGAACATTGTTGGCAAGAAAAATAGCAATGCATATGCTGTAGCAAGCCAGAATGTGTAAATTATACAGAGTATGATGGTCTCACGATCGCGTATTGCCTGTTTCCACGAGTAATCAAATTTTGTCTTGGCCTTGCTTTCCAAATCCAGTTGATCTTCTAGATACTTTTTTTCTTCTGCATCAAGCCATTTTGCTTGACTTGGTTTGTCCTTTAGATAAAAATACGACATTATTCCAATTGCCAGGGCTGGAATGCCTTCAAGTATGAATAACCAGCGCCACCCTGTAATATCACCCCAATTGTATGTCAAAATCTGGGTGGATATGGGACCCCCAATTATTTGGGACACAAATATTGCAGAAAGAAGTATGGATATCACACCTGCTCTTTCTTTTACTGTAAACCAATGTGAAATATACACCACCAGGCTTGTAAACAGTCCTGCTTCTCCAACACCTAGTGCAAATCTCATTATGTAAAACTGCCAATCAAAGTTTACAAGAGAAGTAGCGATGGCAACAGCGGACCACACCATGATTGTCATTGATATCCATTTTCTTGCACTCTTTTTTTCTGCAAATATTGTAACAGGGATTTGAAATATCAAATATCCTGCAAAAAAGATGCCTGCACCAAGACCAAAGGCAGCAGCTGTAAAATGCAGGTCCTTTGACATGGTAAGTGTTGCATAGCTAATGTTGGTTCTATCAAGAAACGATATTACATACAAAATGAATATGAATGGAACAATTCGTAGAAACTTTTTTCGCCTTACAGAACTCTCTATTTTTGAATACAATGGTTCCTTTTGTCTTGATTAGCATTCTAGTTAACTATTCTGTCCATAGACTATGAATTGTTATACTACCTGGGGGGCTGTTTTCTCAAATACATGCCTGAACAATTGCCGCGATCTACGCTTAAACTTAATAAACCGAATTTCAGAAATCATGCAATGGTAAGGAGAAAGTCTGTAAAACCACGTGCAAGCGGTCCAAAAAACGTTACAACTGGTCTTTGTCCTAAATGCGGTACGATAGGAAAAATTTTGATTATAGGATTGATTGGAAGCGAGAAAGGCAAATGTCAATCCTGCAACGGCGAGTTCACACTATAGAAAATACTGACAAAACCCTCAACAAAATAAACCATAAATTTTTAAGATCACATCTAGTGAAGATTAGACGTATGGCAGGCGAAGATGAATCCATTTACGAACGAGTAGCTAGACTTGAAGACGAAGTTGCCAGCCTGAGAAATGAGGTAGATGTCCTCAAAGGAACAATGCGAAACAAGATTGTTCGATACGAGCATAAGCTAATCAAGAAAGGAAAGGACATCCAATCAATCATCGACTAGATTTTTCTTTAATTCCTTTTATCATCTCTAAAATTTCATCCACATCATCAGCTTCCGGTGCAAGCTCAAGGTATTTGTTAAGAGATATCAATGCAAGGTCGTCCTGCATCATTCTTGCTTGGACTATTCCCTTGTCTCTGATATCCTCCGGAAGGTCTGGCTCTAGACCAAGTATCATGTTTATGCAACGCATTGCCCTGTCATAGCTAAATGATTCAGTATATGACCCCTTTAGGTTTCTTAAAATTCTGATGAGGATTTTTTCAGGTTCTATGTCATTTAGAAATTCTGGCTCAAACTCTACTCCTTCTCCATATGTTGAATCAAGTATGTCCTGAAGATCTTCAATATCTAAAAGACTACCACGATTAAATGGATCCAAGATAAGCTCCTCTGAATATTTCACAAGAAAGTGACCCGGAAATCCAACAGGGTGTAGTTCAAGTCCTATTGCCCTTGCAATCTCGATGTAAATTATTGACAGTGTAATTGGTATTCCACTGCGCTTGTCAATTACCATGTTCAAGAAATTGTTGTGCGGGTTGTAGTAATCATCATTGTCTCCTCGAAATTCTAAAATATCAAACATGTATTCATTTAGCATCGATACAAGATAGATTGGATTTTTGACATCAGAGATGTGGTCTCGCAAGCCTTGCTTGAATGATTCTATCTTTTGGAGATATGCTGTAACATCAAGATCTGGGAATTCTAGTGTCTGAGCTAACTTGAGACATTTTTCAATCAATGTGTATTGTAGATTTTTTGCATAAGAGATCCACTCTGCTGCAAATGGATCAAAGTTATTCATTTTCTATTCAGATAACTCTCTGGGCTTTTTAGTTCTCGTGTTGTTGGAGGATTTGCAATCAATGTCTTGTATGTGTCCTTACCAATCTTTGCAAATACATGTTCTGTAAAGTCAGTTCCCATGCTCTTTCTTACTTGGTATGATGATATGTCACTATTTGCAAATGTTACAAGATAATTTCCAAAATCCTTGTCATCTTTTAGGATATTTTTTACTGCAAATTCTGCCATTCCCTCCATCGTTGTAAATGCCGCATGGTGTGCCTGTATTGGTTTGAGCCATCTCTGGTAAATGTCAAGAAGTTGTGGAATCATCTCAAGTATCTTTGGGTCTACTGTCACCTTGGTAAATGTCATAACGTCAGGGCCCAGAACTTGAACTATAAAGTTGTCAGGATTTAATATGAAAAATAAATTTGCCCTCTTGGCAACTGGATACTCATCTGGAACTTCTGGTAATTGCAAGTAGTTGTACAGGTTCTTTGTAGCATTATCATCAAGACCCAGAATTATCTTGGCGAGCTCCTCGTTTATTGCATTTACTTCAGTTACTGCATTTTTGTTCATGTTATACAAATTGCTTTGTATGGAGTGAATTTGCTCCTCAAGTATGGTCATCTTGAGCGCTCCTATGTATCCTGAATTTACTTGCTCAAATTTTGGTTCGTAGGGCTCACCTTGTTTGTACAAAATTATCTGAGGATAGCTTGATAGGATGAATTTGTTTAGGTATACTGCAGACTCGTAATAGTCTCCATATGTGGTTGATATCTGAGAGATGTACCCCTTTGCATATGTAGAGTATACCAGATATCTAAAGGTCTGACTCTCTGCAAGTGATGCGATTTTTTGTACATCCTCGTGTGCTATTGCAGTAAATAATTCATCTACAAATGCTGCTGATTCTTTTGTTGGGTATACCTTGCGCCCTTTGAGTTGCTTGAATCCGACAAGCTCGGGAAATTCTATCTTGGTGTTTGTGACTGGAATTCCTGTAAATTCTGTTATTTTCTTTGACATGTCTGAATAGATTCTGTTGCAGATTGACTCTATCTCTTCAAACTTTATCTTTGAGGCAAATGCCTGATCTGCTTTTTCCTTTGAGGAAATTATCTCTTTTTCCTCGTTTATCTCAACTGAGAGCTGATCCAAAAGTGCATATGCAAATTCTTCAAACTCTGTCATCAAAAGACTAGGGCCAGACATGCCAATTTAACATTAACTTTGAAGGTCTTGTCTACAAGTAATCAAAAGTATGTCAAACTAGCATCTACTGAGATGCAGTTGAATTTGTGTTTGTGCTATTTTTTGGCATGGTTGAATTCATGTTATTTGCTGCAATTGTGGAATTTGTATTGATGGTAATCTTTGTGCTGTTTTGTTGTACTGGTGGCATCATCTTTACTGGCATTTGTTGTGTTTGATTTTTCATTGGGGTTGATGGGTTTGGAATCATGACTTGGTTTTCTGATGCATTCTTTGTCCAAGCGTTTACAACAACTTGATGCATTATGATGCTACCATATTGTCCGCCAGTGGCTTTTCCTGGGCCTTGGCGTTGTGATGCAGATACTGCAGATGACCACTTCATATTTTCTCCTGGTTGGCATATGTGTATTCCACATACTCTGCTTGGGTCAAGACTTGCAGTAGTGCGACTGTACTGACCTGATCCTCTTGTCAAGGCATTTGCCTCTTGGGTCAAAGCCATTGAAATTACAAGAGAGAACAATACTGCAAAAACTAGAATCTTCTTAGACACTTTGTGTATTTGTAAAGTCTTAGAATAAAAGGTATTCGCCTTTCATATGCTGCAAGACCATTTCAAAATCATCGTTCCTTTGGTCTAATGTCGATATCATGGATTTATTCTCGACAAATTCATATCTGATTTAAGAATCGGAGATGCAATGTCTAATCTCACTAAGTCCCAGAGGTCTGTACTTCTTGGCTCTTTTCTTGGTTGGTCCCTTGACGGATATGATCTTGTCCTGATGCTGCTTGTAATTCCGTTGATAAGTAACTTGTTCTTTCCATCAGGAAACACTACATTTTCTCTACTTGCTACTTTTGCAGCATATGTTGTAACACTGATAATGCGTCCTGTTGGCGGTGCATTCTTTGGAAACTTTGGTGATAAGATAGGGCGAAAAAAGATAATGATTGTAACTATTCTGGGGTTTTCTGCTGCCACTTTTTCAACTGGGTTACTACCGACTTGGACGATGGTCGGAATTCTTGCACCTGTACTTTTAGTAGCATTGAGATTTACACAGGGTTTCTTTGCAGGCGGTGAATGGGGAAGTGGCGCTGTAATTGCAATGGAAATGTCTTCTAAAAATTCACGAGGATTGTTATCTGGAATTTTGCAAAGTGGGTATAATTTTGGTTATATTATGGCATCTGTTGTGTATTTTTTCATCATGTCTTCTTTTCCAGAATCTCAATTTACTGAGATAGGGTGGAGAATAATGTTTTTCAGCGGGATGATACCTGGCCTTATAGCTCTCTTTGTGCGGTTCAAGATGAAAGAGTCAGAGACTTGGCTTGAAAAATATCATCAAAAAAAGATAGAACGCACTCCGGTTCGAAAAATCTTTTCTACTGGAGAAGGGCGAAAACGTTTCTTTCTGGCATTGGTAATCACTGCAGGTCTAATGTATTCATATTACACCACCATGGGGTTCTTTCCCACTTTTCTTCAAGGATATGTTAATGTCAGCAAATCTGAAGTACCTGCATTGATGATTGTTGCAACGACAACATCATTTTTTGGTCAGATATTTGCAGGATATGCAAGTCAAAAAATAGGCAGGATGAAAGTCCTTACACTGTTTGCAATCTCTGCTGCGATTCTGGCAATTCCTCTAGTCTCTGGATTGTATCACACTACATCATTTTATGAGAGATCCCTGTATACTCTGGCACTAATTTTTGTTGCAACATCAGGATTTGGTCCAATACCTGCCTTTTTGTCAGAAAGATTTCCTACAGAGGTACGAAATAGTGCAAGTGGGCTTACCTATAATGGAGGTCTGTTGTTTGGTGCATGGGCACCATTGATTGCAATTAGTATGCTATCATTGAAAGGATACTTGACCCCCATTGCGCTGGGAGTAAACGTACTCATTGGATCACTGGTGGTAATACTTGGGTCTAGAATTAATCCTGAAACAAAAGATGTCGACATACAATGATGTACTAGTGTATCTTTACTATTATTCTCCTGTATTAATTATTCTTGAAACCTAAGAACAAGTGAATTGTTTGTAACTGTTGTATTGCATGACTTGTCAAGTGTAGATCTTATTAATGTCTCTAAGAATGCCTTGAGAAATATGGAGCCTTTTTTTCCTAACTCGTGACGTACACTAAAGGTAATGTCATCTCCTGTCCTTGCCTTATCATGTGTACCATATCCACAATGATCAAAATACATCTCGATGAACTTGATCACATTGTCTGAAGAAATTCCTTTCCATTTGAACAAAATGAATTCCTTTGGTGCTTTCTCTGCAATATCTATAGCTAAATTTAAAATATTTTTTTCATCTAACGATTCAAGTATATTTTTGAAGGCTTCTCTACTTAGAACAATAATTCCAAACTTTTCCATGTATCTGTTCCATTCTGCATATCCTCCAAAAATCTGATTTGCAAGTGTGTTTACAGTAATTTTCCTTGCTTTTGCTTCTTCTCGTAATGTCTTTTCATATTCTTTGTCTATTCTAAATGTGAAGGTGCTTGTTTTCTTGCTACTCATTTACCATCTGAACACAATTGATTACACTGCAGACTCATTTGCTAAATACTTTTTCGTGCAATGTTTATTATGAATAAAAATAATGAATCAGAAAATCTAGTAATAGCATCAGATGAACTATACTCTGATCTAAAAAGTGGAATGCCTCTTCTTGTATTTGATCTGAGACTCAAAGAACACTATACTCATGGTCATATAGAAGGATCTGTTCACGCTGTATGTGATTCCCGCGCCAAAGAAACAATCATGCCAAAGATTCCAAAAGGCGTAAAAATTGTATTAATTGATGAAGATGGCTCCATATCTGCCCCAACCGCAGCAATGATGGCATCATACGGTCTTGATGCACACTTCCTAAAAGGTGGAATAAAAAGTTGGGACAAATCTCTTGTGAAAAAAGACATTCACACAATAATCACACCTGAAGAACTATGGCACAAAATAACAAACAATGAGAATCTAGTCCTGGTGGATGTACGACAGCCTGAAGAATTCTCTGATTTCAAGATTCCGGGAAGCATAAACATTCCACTTGGAGAACTGTTTGATATCCAATCTCTAAATAAAATTCCAAAAAGCAAACAGGTAGTTACCATCTGTCCGCATGGTAATAGATCAATGGTTGCAGCATTTGCCTTGGCAAGAAATGGCATAAATGCATTATCTCTTGTAGGAGGTCTTGCAGGATGGGGACAAGTTCTAAATCCAAAAGTTGTAACTAGAGACGATGTAACTGTAATCCAAGTAGAAAAAATTGGAAAGGGTTGTCTTTCATATATTGTAGGATCAAAGGGAGAGGCTATGGTGATTGACCCTGTCTATCCTGCAGAAAAATATGTCGAGTTTGCACGAAATGAAGGATTACAAATAGTCAAAGTAATTGATACACACCAACATGCAGATCATGTCTCTGCAGCACGAGAGATTGCCAAAATAACAAACGCCCAACTTTACATGAGTAAATACGAGCAATATGATTTTACAAGCAATAGGGTTGGAGATGGAGACCTCATAAACTTGGGTGATTCAACCATACGTGTAATCCATACTCCAGGACATACTGCAGGAAGTCTGTCTTATGTACTGGATGAAAAATATGTCTTCACAGGAGATATTCTGTTTGTAGATGGAATCGGTAGACCTGATTTGAGAGATAATGCAAAAGAGTTTGCAGAGGATCTGTATGACACACTACATCACAAACTGTTTGCATTGCATGAAGAAACACTAGTACTTCCTGCCCATCATGGTGAGCAGAGCGGATACAAAAATAGTGTCTATCAGACAACTTTGAGGGATGCAAAAAAGATGCTCATGCTGGGTCTTTCACATGATAAATTCATCGACAAAGTAATGAATACAACACTTCCAAGACCAATGAATTACGAAAAAATAATTCAAATCAACAAATCTTTGCAGCAAGTTCCTACTTTGGATGTTGCTAATCTGGAGATTGGCCCAAACAGGTGTGCCATCTCTACCTAGTTCGGTTGATCTTTCATGGAAATGGTGACTTGTCTTACTCTGATAGTAGGACAAATTCTTGATTTACAATTAGAGCCAATCATAATATTTCTCTCTTTAATCTCTGGCATTGTAGTAGGATTTAGCCTTGGTTTGATGGGAGGGGGAGGATCAATTCTAGCAGTTCCACTTTTAATCTATGTCGTAGGATTATCACCTCATCTTTCATTTGGAACTTCTGCTCTATCTGTAGCAGTAAATGCAATCACAAATCTGATACAACACAAGAAAAATGGTCATGTGAAAATAAGAAAGGGACTGGTGTTTGCCATTCCGGGCGCTGCAGGTGCATTTTTTGGAGCACAGCTTGGGTTGCTTACTCCATCAAATCACCTGCTAGTTCTGTTTGGATTATTCATGATCGGAATTGCAATTTTCATGTTACGACACAAACATACAGCACAGAATGTCGTAGTGGATAATTTTGGAACCATGCAGAAGATGCGTCTTGTCATTACTGGTCTGTTTGTAGGCGTTGCTGCTGGATACTTTGGAATTGGTGGTGGATTTCTAATTGCACCAACCCTGATTTACATTGGTGGGTTTGGCATATTGGATGCAATTGGAACATCACTTCTTCCAGTAAGTGCATTTGGGCTTACTACTGCTAGCAGATATGCAATGGATGGTCAGATCAACTTGATAATCTCTGCTCTTTTCATAGTGGGGGGTATTGGAGGGGGAATGTTAGGTACTAGACTTTCTACAAAAATACCTATAAGAAAATTAGCAAAATTATTTGCCATTCTCTTGATAGCTGTGGCCATATATGTGATTATGCGCAGTATTTCATTTTAGATGCATGTCAACTAGACCCTGTCTAGTGACCCATGTGTTGAGTTGACTGGAAATTCATGAATTGTTGTATGGCATCAAGTAGTTCTGTATTATTTGCTCTCAAAATTAGAACAGAGCCACCATCAATGTCTTCTATTGAATATTGAATCATATTTTTCTTTGCAGTCATGATGTCGGTACCAGGAACAACTTGGGCATGAATGTAGAACGGCTTTGTGAAATTTCCCTGCGAAAACTCGTACTGTATGTCTTTAACATGAGATCTTATCTCGTTGATCGTCTTGATATCACTCATGTTTATTGACATTATCATAATTTCACCGCCTGTTTTTGTAGCCATAAAATGATGATGTATCATACTCTGATTGAATCCCATTGCAATGTCTCCACGCTCTAGCATTGCAGTTTGATTAGAGTCTGTTATGTTTACATGATTGACAGCATGTTGAATGTTTGATGATGTTGAATAAAAAATTATTATTACAAAGATCACTATTCCTACAATTATGGGTACTTTGAAATTCAATAATATCACTAATACATTGAATCCGAATATGAAATATCTGTTTTATTGACATGATTTAATTTTGGAGTTGATTCGCAATGCTCATTATCAATAAGAAGATCTCAATTCTATGGCCGAATTAAAGAGAAGCCTAGGTCTGTTTGATGCAACTGCCCTTGCAGTTGGAGCAATCATAGGGGCAGGAATTTTTGTTATTTCCGGGGTAGCAGCAGGGCTTGCAGGACCTGCAGTTATTTTATCAATAATCATTGCTGGAATTGTATCTTCATTTACAGCATATAGTTATGTGAGATTAGCTTCAAAATTCACAGAAGAAGGAGGTCCATATGTCTACGCAAAGAACACGATTTCACGTTTTGCGGGTTTTATCACTGGTTGGCTGTGGCTATTTGCAAATATTGTGGCAGGAGCTACTGTAAGCCTAGGTCTAGCAAGTTACGTGACATCACTCTTGCCTACCTTGCCTATTGTGCCTATTGCAATTCTGAGCATACTGATACTTGTTATACTGAATATAGTTGGAATAAAACAGTCAAGCATATTCAATGCAGTTCTTGTTGCATTGAAATTATCTGCATTGTCTTTGTTCATAGTCATTGGATTCTCACATCTGAATTTCTCATTTTATGAACCCTTTTCACCAAATGGCATAAAAGGTATTTTGAGTTCTGCTGCTTTGATATTTTTCGCATATACTGGATTTGGCAGACCTGCTACTGCAGCAGAGGAAATCAAGGATCCTAAGCATACAATTCCACGTTCAATTGTTCTCGCATTGGTATTATCATCAATTGTGTATATCCTAGTTGGAATAGTGTCAACAGGTCTGATACCTTATCAAAAGATTGCCAACTCTGGTTCTCCAATAACTGATTCTATTGAATATGGCATCAAAATTTATTGGCTAGAAATATTTGTAAGTTTTGCAGCTATTGTTGCTACCGTCAGTGTATTGTTGACAACCATTATTGGAGTATCTAGAGTCTCATTTGCAATGGCAAGAGACAATCTCTTGCCGAAATTTTTTAGTAAAATGCACAAGAGATTCTCAACTCCTTATCTTTCCATTTTGATTACGGGGGCAGTTATGGCAATCTTGCCCATATTTGGCAGCTTAAAACAAACTGCTAATGTAACAAACTTTGGCTCATTGCTAGTTTATGCTATAGTTAATTTTACTGCCATTCTGCTAATAGCAAAGGACCAAAATCGTATGCGACGATATCTCATGGTGATTCCAGCCCTTGGGCTAATTTCTTGCATTGCGTTGCTTTATTTTTTAACTCCCATTTCATGGATTATTGGAATTTCTTGGATTGCAGTAGGCTGTGTATATTATGTTGTAATAAAACATCGTCTTAATTGAAAATACTAAATAAATAAAAAACTAGAAATGTTCCAATTGCTATTGATAGTGGAACAAGTATTATCTTCTTCATCTTTGAGAATTTCTAGAAAGTAGAATGAAAGATAAGTCTTCTGTAACTTGGTAAACTCACAAAGTTAATCATCTGATAAATATCAAAATGCACAAAGTGAATTAATGAATGAAATAGAAAATACAAAAAGAAGAACTATTGAACAAAACCTATTCTGGATGGAAAAAAAATCTGGTATGATATTTGTAAAATTTCATAACAGTAAAAACTGTTAACAAATCTAAAACACGATTCTGTATTGTAGGCACGTCAGGCAATTCCCTGATCAAATTTCTGTTGTCCAAACCAATTTGTCCATTTGAATTCTTACAAACTTTTCAAAAAATCGTTATCTTACTATTAATACTGGAATGTTGGATCTGTTCACCACTGTGTGGGATACACTACCGAGAAATGCTCCTTTAACAGAACCTAATCCTCTTGCGCCCATAACTATGATGTCAAACTTTGATCTTTTAGAAAAGTTCACTATCTCTGTAGCACTATCTCCAGTAGTTGTCTTACCGTGAAATACAATACCGTTTTGTGCACATCTTTTCTTTGC encodes:
- a CDS encoding universal stress protein, producing MSKYQIKKILVPMDGSKNSHKGLDNAIYLARQCGGTITGLFVMPNKITVFEPITFDRKYLVQFTNELMSTAKKRCAQNGIVFHGKTTTGDSATEIVNFSKRSKFDIIVMGARGLGSVKGAFLGSVSHTVVNRSNIPVLIVR
- a CDS encoding APC family permease, whose product is MAELKRSLGLFDATALAVGAIIGAGIFVISGVAAGLAGPAVILSIIIAGIVSSFTAYSYVRLASKFTEEGGPYVYAKNTISRFAGFITGWLWLFANIVAGATVSLGLASYVTSLLPTLPIVPIAILSILILVILNIVGIKQSSIFNAVLVALKLSALSLFIVIGFSHLNFSFYEPFSPNGIKGILSSAALIFFAYTGFGRPATAAEEIKDPKHTIPRSIVLALVLSSIVYILVGIVSTGLIPYQKIANSGSPITDSIEYGIKIYWLEIFVSFAAIVATVSVLLTTIIGVSRVSFAMARDNLLPKFFSKMHKRFSTPYLSILITGAVMAILPIFGSLKQTANVTNFGSLLVYAIVNFTAILLIAKDQNRMRRYLMVIPALGLISCIALLYFLTPISWIIGISWIAVGCVYYVVIKHRLN
- a CDS encoding SirB1 family protein; this translates as MNNFDPFAAEWISYAKNLQYTLIEKCLKLAQTLEFPDLDVTAYLQKIESFKQGLRDHISDVKNPIYLVSMLNEYMFDILEFRGDNDDYYNPHNNFLNMVIDKRSGIPITLSIIYIEIARAIGLELHPVGFPGHFLVKYSEELILDPFNRGSLLDIEDLQDILDSTYGEGVEFEPEFLNDIEPEKILIRILRNLKGSYTESFSYDRAMRCINMILGLEPDLPEDIRDKGIVQARMMQDDLALISLNKYLELAPEADDVDEILEMIKGIKEKSSR
- a CDS encoding MFS transporter gives rise to the protein MYSKIESSVRRKKFLRIVPFIFILYVISFLDRTNISYATLTMSKDLHFTAAAFGLGAGIFFAGYLIFQIPVTIFAEKKSARKWISMTIMVWSAVAIATSLVNFDWQFYIMRFALGVGEAGLFTSLVVYISHWFTVKERAGVISILLSAIFVSQIIGGPISTQILTYNWGDITGWRWLFILEGIPALAIGIMSYFYLKDKPSQAKWLDAEEKKYLEDQLDLESKAKTKFDYSWKQAIRDRETIILCIIYTFWLATAYALLFFLPTMFSEITKTPVTTVGYITAITYTGSLVGLILVGRSSDKKNERKMHMFIPLVIGIIALAASMAIHQDATLATIILAIAVTGIGSAFGIFWTLPTMFLSRTAAAVSLGVIGTVGNIGGFFGPYITGVLRTTTGSFMQPTVIMIIFLAISASLVLTLRKTQMPNTESA
- a CDS encoding MBL fold metallo-hydrolase, which gives rise to MNKNNESENLVIASDELYSDLKSGMPLLVFDLRLKEHYTHGHIEGSVHAVCDSRAKETIMPKIPKGVKIVLIDEDGSISAPTAAMMASYGLDAHFLKGGIKSWDKSLVKKDIHTIITPEELWHKITNNENLVLVDVRQPEEFSDFKIPGSINIPLGELFDIQSLNKIPKSKQVVTICPHGNRSMVAAFALARNGINALSLVGGLAGWGQVLNPKVVTRDDVTVIQVEKIGKGCLSYIVGSKGEAMVIDPVYPAEKYVEFARNEGLQIVKVIDTHQHADHVSAAREIAKITNAQLYMSKYEQYDFTSNRVGDGDLINLGDSTIRVIHTPGHTAGSLSYVLDEKYVFTGDILFVDGIGRPDLRDNAKEFAEDLYDTLHHKLFALHEETLVLPAHHGEQSGYKNSVYQTTLRDAKKMLMLGLSHDKFIDKVMNTTLPRPMNYEKIIQINKSLQQVPTLDVANLEIGPNRCAIST
- a CDS encoding sulfite exporter TauE/SafE family protein, whose protein sequence is MEMVTCLTLIVGQILDLQLEPIIIFLSLISGIVVGFSLGLMGGGGSILAVPLLIYVVGLSPHLSFGTSALSVAVNAITNLIQHKKNGHVKIRKGLVFAIPGAAGAFFGAQLGLLTPSNHLLVLFGLFMIGIAIFMLRHKHTAQNVVVDNFGTMQKMRLVITGLFVGVAAGYFGIGGGFLIAPTLIYIGGFGILDAIGTSLLPVSAFGLTTASRYAMDGQINLIISALFIVGGIGGGMLGTRLSTKIPIRKLAKLFAILLIAVAIYVIMRSISF
- a CDS encoding MFS transporter — protein: MSNLTKSQRSVLLGSFLGWSLDGYDLVLMLLVIPLISNLFFPSGNTTFSLLATFAAYVVTLIMRPVGGAFFGNFGDKIGRKKIMIVTILGFSAATFSTGLLPTWTMVGILAPVLLVALRFTQGFFAGGEWGSGAVIAMEMSSKNSRGLLSGILQSGYNFGYIMASVVYFFIMSSFPESQFTEIGWRIMFFSGMIPGLIALFVRFKMKESETWLEKYHQKKIERTPVRKIFSTGEGRKRFFLALVITAGLMYSYYTTMGFFPTFLQGYVNVSKSEVPALMIVATTTSFFGQIFAGYASQKIGRMKVLTLFAISAAILAIPLVSGLYHTTSFYERSLYTLALIFVATSGFGPIPAFLSERFPTEVRNSASGLTYNGGLLFGAWAPLIAISMLSLKGYLTPIALGVNVLIGSLVVILGSRINPETKDVDIQ